A DNA window from Catenulispora sp. GP43 contains the following coding sequences:
- a CDS encoding integrase core domain-containing protein, with amino-acid sequence MKYSAPTASFGAAFDAVFDAAGIEVIRTGVRAPRQNSIMERWFRSLRVELTDRTLIWNLPHLMRLLREYEQHYNTHRPHRPHRALRHAAPQQPLPDNMIDLDALRVRRRDRAGGVIHEYEQVA; translated from the coding sequence ATGAAATATTCGGCACCCACAGCGTCCTTCGGCGCCGCGTTCGACGCGGTGTTCGACGCCGCCGGCATCGAGGTCATCCGGACTGGGGTCCGGGCACCGCGCCAGAACTCGATTATGGAGCGGTGGTTCCGAAGCCTTCGCGTGGAGCTCACCGACCGCACCCTCATCTGGAACCTGCCCCACCTGATGCGCCTGCTCCGCGAGTACGAGCAGCACTACAACACGCACCGCCCGCACCGCCCGCACCGCGCACTCCGCCATGCCGCACCACAGCAGCCGCTGCCGGACAACATGATCGACCTCGACGCGCTACGTGTCCGGCGACGAGATCGAGCCGGAGGCGTGATCCACGAATACGAGCAGGTCGCATAG